A genomic region of Desulfomicrobium escambiense DSM 10707 contains the following coding sequences:
- a CDS encoding NAD(P)-binding domain-containing protein, protein MKETIAVIGLGYVGLPLAIEFGKKFKTIGFDLSEQKVANYTKHIDTMGEVDAAGFAAAVHFEPTTDASRLKDADFVIVAVPTPIGRNRRPDLSPVESASRIVGRNLKPGAVVVFESTVYPGVTDLIIEKFSVTGISNQTILICINVPRKNIRKYYFMLDKIACCSVWDSVMVLSCLSE, encoded by the coding sequence ATGAAAGAAACCATCGCCGTCATCGGCCTAGGATACGTCGGCCTGCCTCTGGCCATCGAGTTTGGCAAGAAATTCAAGACCATCGGCTTCGACCTGTCCGAGCAGAAGGTCGCCAATTACACAAAGCATATCGACACCATGGGCGAAGTGGACGCCGCCGGGTTTGCGGCGGCCGTGCATTTCGAGCCGACTACGGATGCCTCGCGCCTGAAGGATGCGGATTTCGTCATCGTGGCCGTGCCGACTCCCATCGGCCGGAACAGGCGGCCCGACCTTTCGCCGGTGGAGAGCGCGAGCAGGATCGTGGGGCGCAACCTGAAGCCGGGGGCCGTGGTGGTCTTCGAGTCCACGGTGTACCCCGGCGTGACCGATTTGATTATCGAGAAATTTTCTGTCACCGGAATCAGTAATCAAACAATTCTGATCTGTATAAATGTTCCGCGAAAAAACATTCGAAAATATTATTTTATGCTTGATAAAATAGCCTGTTGTTCTGTATGGGATTCCGTGATGGTTTTGTCGTGCTTGTCGGAATGA
- a CDS encoding PEP-CTERM sorting domain-containing protein: MKKVSFFLATLIFVLGVTGVAWSALYHGVEFPDGAASFADAVFSFDPVVNSGQPGAAYLEPLEAVGIPDYPEGPTLGYVSLGDGGSITLRFTDNSLTGSGDANLDLWIFEIGPDVEDTFVAISKDSIMWYDVGKVFGSISGIDIDFFGWDQTDYFSYVRLTDDGNEGAQTGETVGADIDAIGAISSAPPVNAVPEPSSVFLLGIGLLGLLGFGRKIRR; this comes from the coding sequence ATGAAAAAGGTATCGTTTTTTCTGGCGACACTCATATTCGTGCTCGGTGTCACGGGTGTCGCGTGGTCAGCGCTCTATCACGGGGTAGAGTTCCCCGACGGTGCGGCATCATTCGCGGACGCGGTGTTCTCCTTCGATCCCGTCGTGAATAGCGGGCAACCGGGGGCGGCCTATCTCGAACCGTTGGAAGCCGTAGGCATTCCGGACTATCCGGAAGGCCCCACGCTCGGTTATGTCTCGCTCGGTGACGGGGGGAGCATAACGCTTCGATTCACGGACAATTCCCTGACCGGGAGCGGAGACGCGAACCTGGATTTGTGGATATTCGAAATCGGGCCGGACGTGGAGGATACGTTCGTCGCAATCAGCAAAGACAGCATTATGTGGTATGACGTCGGCAAGGTATTCGGCAGCATTTCAGGAATCGACATCGATTTTTTCGGATGGGATCAGACGGACTATTTCTCATACGTTCGACTGACGGATGACGGCAATGAAGGCGCTCAGACCGGCGAGACGGTCGGGGCCGACATAGATGCGATCGGGGCCATATCGTCGGCGCCGCCTGTGAACGCCGTCCCGGAGCCGTCCTCCGTGTTTCTGCTCGGCATCGGACTGCTCGGTTTGCTGGGTTTCGGGAGAAAAATTCGCCGCTGA
- a CDS encoding helix-turn-helix domain-containing protein: MTEALTLSRSLMLAHTKKPLTESITICLTGPVRRKEELLNKIADTGFSVREDSASVPWREALNVSQQDLPGAFLAGARFREGLTQEQLAAATGIPRRHISEMENNKRPIGKKNARKLAEALHVDPRVFLSA, encoded by the coding sequence GTGACGGAAGCGTTAACCTTATCGAGATCACTTATGTTGGCACACACGAAAAAGCCCCTTACTGAAAGCATCACGATCTGCCTGACCGGCCCTGTACGTAGAAAAGAAGAACTCCTGAACAAAATTGCGGACACGGGATTTTCGGTTCGAGAGGATTCCGCATCCGTCCCCTGGCGCGAAGCCCTGAACGTATCGCAGCAGGATCTCCCGGGCGCATTTCTTGCCGGGGCCAGGTTCAGGGAAGGGTTGACCCAGGAGCAACTGGCCGCCGCAACGGGAATCCCCAGACGGCATATTTCGGAAATGGAGAACAACAAGCGCCCCATCGGAAAGAAGAACGCCCGCAAGCTGGCCGAAGCGCTCCATGTCGATCCGAGGGTCTTCCTGTCTGCGTAA
- a CDS encoding hemolysin family protein, translating into MSVLVFEICFIVLLIGINGVFSMSEIAVLTARRHQLKKEARRGSARAAMVLELAGHPEGFMSAVQVGITLIGILTGVFSGATISELLAARIAGAAGLSTEMAEGVAVFVTVSAITYLTLIFGELLPKRIALFSPNASAKAIAPVIRVVQIAARPVVAVISHNVRALSRLFGIRDDGHAFTDDDVRSVIDEARVRGVIEAQEKDMLHRVMRFADLRVSAVMTHRSRIVHLDLNDGTEKNGDVMREANHSYYPVVDGSPDNLAGFVAVKDLYGCGADAEGLRSALQEPIFIQESFPALSLLRSFKETGNRIAIVIDEYGDIQGLVTPTDILESLVGEIRDDPLDHPEILEREDGSYLVDAHAPLYDVFDRLGLDVHGDRAVQSFNTVSGFMLHHLDGVPVEADSFIHKGFRFEIVDMDGQRIDKILVSKVPAEPLGDTGENTGRE; encoded by the coding sequence ATGTCCGTTCTCGTTTTCGAAATATGCTTTATCGTCCTGCTGATCGGGATCAACGGGGTCTTCTCCATGTCCGAGATCGCCGTGCTGACGGCCCGGCGGCACCAGCTCAAGAAGGAGGCCAGGAGGGGAAGCGCCAGGGCGGCCATGGTCCTCGAACTGGCCGGACACCCCGAGGGCTTCATGTCGGCGGTCCAGGTGGGCATCACGCTTATCGGCATTCTGACGGGCGTGTTCAGCGGCGCGACGATTTCGGAGCTTCTCGCGGCGCGCATCGCCGGGGCCGCCGGCCTGTCCACGGAAATGGCCGAAGGCGTGGCCGTTTTCGTCACGGTTTCGGCCATCACCTATCTGACGCTCATCTTCGGGGAGCTTCTGCCCAAGCGGATCGCCCTCTTTTCCCCGAACGCGTCGGCCAAGGCCATCGCCCCGGTCATCAGGGTCGTGCAGATTGCGGCCAGGCCCGTCGTGGCCGTCATCTCGCACAATGTCCGGGCCCTGAGCCGGCTGTTCGGGATTCGCGACGACGGGCACGCGTTCACGGACGACGACGTCCGCTCCGTCATCGACGAGGCGCGGGTGCGCGGCGTCATCGAGGCGCAGGAGAAGGACATGCTCCACCGCGTCATGCGCTTCGCGGACCTGCGGGTGTCGGCCGTCATGACCCACCGCTCGCGCATCGTGCACCTCGACCTGAACGACGGGACGGAGAAGAACGGGGATGTCATGCGCGAGGCCAACCACTCGTACTACCCTGTGGTCGACGGCTCCCCGGACAATTTGGCCGGTTTCGTCGCCGTGAAGGATCTCTACGGGTGCGGAGCCGACGCGGAGGGCCTGCGCAGCGCATTGCAGGAGCCGATCTTCATCCAGGAGTCATTCCCGGCCCTGTCCCTCCTCCGGAGCTTCAAGGAAACCGGCAACAGGATCGCCATCGTCATCGACGAGTACGGGGACATCCAGGGGCTCGTCACGCCCACGGACATCCTCGAATCCCTGGTGGGAGAGATCCGGGACGACCCCCTGGATCACCCCGAAATCCTGGAGCGCGAGGACGGCTCATATCTCGTCGATGCCCACGCGCCGCTCTACGACGTCTTCGACAGGCTCGGCCTCGACGTGCACGGGGACCGGGCAGTTCAGTCCTTCAACACCGTCAGCGGCTTCATGCTCCACCACCTCGACGGGGTCCCGGTCGAAGCCGATTCCTTCATCCACAAGGGCTTCCGCTTCGAGATCGTGGACATGGACGGGCAGCGGATCGACAAGATCCTGGTTTCGAAAGTCCCTGCCGAGCCGCTCGGGGACACGGGGGAAAACACCGGGCGGGAATGA
- a CDS encoding methyl-accepting chemotaxis protein encodes MNMKIRTKLILVVFLLWLFGSALLVLLSYDTARKQQIESIRTRVRDYAALGAMSIPAEEHARLLAPEDEQGEAYARIADTLRGIKANSSDIQFVYTFRRSADGSIVFVVDADEEEKSHLGDVYDDPTPLMEQAAQSLAAPEVEKDFYEDQWGTFLSAYAPIKTPDGRLDAVLGVDISAGSVRAMSMTLLWHMALCFAIITAAMIPGIIFFARRMVRPIADCVDFTGHLAQGDFSRDVPDTLLARMDEIGDLGRAYGSMIANTRGLLRNMQEGMQTLAASVENFSAFAAQTTSGIHVLSDNTTAVTAAAREMNAGTVSVAASMEQTSTNLASVAGATEEMTSTIAEIAANSERARVTTDSASAQVESFARVLRELGASADEIGKVTATIADISSQTNLLALNATIEAARAGDAGKGFAVVANEIKELARQAAQATDDIRAKIESIQGATGSAVANIEGIVRIIDDVNSFVVSIAASIDEQSAVTRELATNIAEATGGVRDANKRTANMSAASGEIAADIAAVDAVASDIRCGCSQVQDNLANLTRLAAQLREMVARFTI; translated from the coding sequence ATGAACATGAAAATCAGAACCAAACTCATCCTTGTTGTGTTCCTTCTGTGGCTCTTCGGGTCGGCGCTTCTTGTCCTACTGTCATACGACACCGCCAGGAAACAGCAGATAGAAAGCATACGGACCCGTGTCCGCGACTATGCCGCCCTGGGCGCCATGAGCATCCCGGCCGAAGAGCACGCCCGGCTTCTCGCGCCGGAGGACGAACAGGGCGAGGCCTACGCCCGGATCGCCGATACGCTCCGCGGCATCAAGGCCAACAGCTCGGACATCCAGTTCGTCTACACGTTCAGGCGCAGCGCCGACGGGTCCATCGTCTTCGTCGTCGATGCCGACGAGGAGGAAAAATCCCACCTGGGCGACGTCTACGACGACCCCACCCCCCTCATGGAGCAGGCGGCCCAGAGCCTTGCCGCGCCGGAGGTGGAAAAGGACTTCTACGAAGACCAGTGGGGGACGTTCCTGAGCGCCTACGCGCCCATCAAGACCCCGGACGGCAGGCTGGACGCCGTCCTCGGCGTGGACATCTCCGCCGGGAGCGTCCGGGCCATGTCCATGACCCTGCTTTGGCACATGGCCCTGTGTTTCGCCATCATCACGGCAGCCATGATCCCCGGCATCATCTTTTTCGCCAGGAGAATGGTCCGGCCCATCGCCGACTGCGTGGATTTCACGGGCCACCTCGCCCAGGGGGATTTTTCCCGGGACGTCCCGGACACGCTCCTGGCACGCATGGACGAGATCGGCGACTTGGGGCGGGCCTACGGGTCCATGATAGCCAATACCCGGGGTCTGCTGCGCAACATGCAGGAAGGGATGCAGACCCTCGCCGCCTCCGTGGAGAACTTCTCCGCCTTTGCCGCCCAGACCACCTCCGGCATCCACGTTCTGTCCGACAATACGACGGCCGTGACGGCCGCGGCCCGTGAAATGAACGCCGGCACCGTGTCCGTGGCCGCGAGCATGGAACAGACATCGACCAACCTAGCCTCCGTGGCCGGCGCCACCGAAGAGATGACCTCGACCATCGCCGAGATCGCGGCAAACTCCGAACGGGCCCGCGTGACGACCGATAGCGCCTCCGCCCAGGTCGAAAGTTTCGCCAGGGTGCTGCGGGAGCTCGGCGCTTCGGCCGACGAAATCGGCAAGGTCACGGCGACCATCGCCGACATCTCCAGCCAGACCAACCTGCTGGCGCTGAACGCCACCATCGAGGCGGCCCGGGCCGGCGACGCCGGCAAAGGTTTTGCCGTGGTCGCCAACGAGATCAAGGAACTGGCCCGCCAGGCCGCGCAGGCCACGGACGACATCAGGGCCAAGATCGAGTCGATCCAGGGCGCGACGGGCAGCGCCGTGGCCAACATCGAGGGCATCGTGCGGATCATCGACGACGTGAACAGCTTCGTGGTGTCCATCGCGGCGTCCATCGACGAACAGTCGGCCGTGACCCGCGAACTGGCCACGAACATCGCCGAGGCAACGGGCGGGGTCCGGGACGCCAACAAGCGCACGGCGAACATGTCGGCCGCCTCGGGCGAGATCGCCGCGGACATTGCCGCGGTGGACGCCGTCGCCTCCGACATCCGCTGCGGCTGCTCGCAGGTCCAGGACAACCTGGCGAATCTGACCAGGCTGGCGGCGCAATTGCGCGAAATGGTCGCACGCTTCACCATCTAG
- the pspC gene encoding envelope stress response membrane protein PspC: MKAYGYGGRRMGRERGFGSRWRRPIEERRRLYRARDGMFLGVCSGLARQFDLSVGLLRAIVVVLFLITGIWPVGLLYLIAALVMKMEPVVPIRNTDEQEFYDSYSTSRTGALERIKRKFESLDRRLRRMEDVVTSRDFQWERRMRS; encoded by the coding sequence ATGAAGGCATACGGATACGGAGGCCGCCGCATGGGCCGCGAGAGGGGCTTCGGCTCGCGCTGGCGTCGGCCCATCGAGGAACGGCGCAGGCTGTACCGCGCGCGCGACGGGATGTTTTTGGGCGTGTGTTCGGGGCTTGCCAGGCAGTTCGACCTGTCGGTGGGACTCCTGCGCGCCATCGTGGTCGTCCTGTTCCTCATCACGGGCATCTGGCCCGTCGGGCTCTTGTACCTCATCGCGGCCCTGGTTATGAAGATGGAGCCCGTGGTGCCCATCCGCAACACCGACGAGCAGGAATTCTACGATTCCTATTCCACCTCCAGAACCGGCGCCCTGGAGCGCATCAAACGCAAGTTCGAGAGCCTGGACCGGAGGCTTCGGCGCATGGAAGACGTGGTCACCAGCCGCGATTTCCAGTGGGAGCGCCGCATGCGGAGCTGA
- a CDS encoding PspA/IM30 family protein yields the protein MSIFTRFKDIVSANINSMLDRAEEPEKMIRLMIQEMEETLVDLKASCAGLMADQKRIVREQDQARTGVGLWDGRARLAMDRGREDLAREALAEKLAAERACDGLEREVERFSVLIEQAREDIDLLEAKLESAKERQRSLAKRVVRADQRLKARANATRAQSAGVLMRFDQFEQRIERMEAEAELAAPRRGRDLEQAFALLEGGDEIEEQLAAMRSSRQK from the coding sequence ATGAGCATTTTCACCCGGTTCAAGGATATCGTCAGCGCGAACATCAATTCCATGCTGGACAGGGCCGAAGAGCCCGAAAAGATGATCCGGCTGATGATCCAGGAGATGGAGGAAACCCTTGTGGATTTGAAGGCCTCCTGCGCCGGCCTCATGGCCGATCAGAAGCGCATCGTGCGCGAGCAGGATCAGGCTCGCACCGGCGTCGGTCTCTGGGATGGGCGGGCCCGCCTGGCCATGGACCGGGGCCGCGAGGATCTGGCCCGCGAGGCCCTGGCCGAAAAGCTCGCGGCCGAGCGCGCCTGCGACGGCTTGGAGCGCGAAGTGGAACGCTTTTCCGTGCTCATCGAGCAGGCCCGCGAGGATATCGATCTTCTGGAGGCCAAGCTCGAATCGGCCAAGGAGCGGCAGCGCAGCCTGGCCAAGCGCGTGGTCCGCGCCGATCAGCGCCTGAAGGCCCGCGCCAACGCCACCCGCGCGCAGTCCGCCGGGGTGCTCATGCGCTTCGACCAGTTCGAGCAGCGCATCGAGCGCATGGAGGCCGAGGCCGAGCTGGCGGCGCCGCGCCGCGGGCGCGATCTGGAACAGGCGTTCGCGCTGCTCGAAGGCGGGGACGAGATCGAGGAGCAGCTGGCGGCCATGCGCTCCTCCAGACAGAAATGA
- the pspF gene encoding phage shock protein operon transcriptional activator, whose translation MSTILRHPPLEALGQSDAFLHFQERLSKVARVDRPVLIIGERGTGKELAAARLHYLSPRWQAPLVTLNCAALAGSLLDSELFGHEAGAFTGAVSRRKGRFENADGGTLFLDEIANLSMEAQEKILRVAEYGTFDRVGGGAPVEVSVRLIGATNADLPALAREGKFKEDLLDRLSFEVLTIPPLREREGDVELLAGHFATRMAVNLGLPERPVFSDEAMAALLRHAWPGNVRELRNVVERAVYRAEDMAVTDVDFNPFGSGTRATAHRPLPTPPDHAAGNEPRLADLGLPLPEALREVEASYLRTALERSRHNQKRAAELLGLTYHQFRGLFRRLRDTL comes from the coding sequence ATGAGTACCATATTGAGACATCCGCCTCTGGAAGCCCTCGGACAATCCGACGCGTTCCTGCACTTCCAGGAACGCCTGTCCAAGGTCGCGCGCGTGGACCGGCCCGTTCTCATCATCGGGGAGCGCGGGACCGGCAAGGAACTCGCCGCGGCGCGGCTGCACTACCTGTCGCCGCGCTGGCAGGCCCCCCTCGTGACGCTCAACTGCGCGGCCCTGGCCGGCTCGCTCCTGGACTCCGAACTGTTTGGGCACGAGGCCGGGGCCTTCACAGGCGCCGTGTCCAGGCGCAAGGGACGCTTCGAGAACGCCGACGGCGGCACCCTCTTTCTGGACGAGATCGCCAACCTGTCCATGGAGGCCCAGGAAAAGATACTGCGCGTAGCGGAATACGGAACCTTCGACCGCGTGGGCGGCGGCGCGCCCGTCGAGGTCAGCGTCCGCCTGATCGGCGCGACCAACGCCGACCTGCCGGCGTTGGCCAGGGAGGGGAAATTCAAGGAGGACCTGCTGGACCGGCTGAGCTTCGAGGTCCTGACCATCCCGCCCCTGCGCGAGCGCGAGGGGGACGTGGAACTGCTGGCCGGACACTTCGCCACGCGCATGGCCGTGAACCTGGGCCTGCCGGAGCGCCCCGTCTTCTCGGACGAGGCCATGGCGGCGCTGCTGCGCCATGCCTGGCCGGGAAATGTGCGGGAGTTGCGCAACGTGGTGGAGCGGGCCGTCTACCGGGCCGAAGACATGGCAGTGACCGATGTGGACTTCAACCCGTTCGGTTCGGGCACCAGGGCAACGGCGCACAGGCCGTTGCCGACGCCCCCGGATCACGCCGCCGGCAACGAGCCGCGCCTTGCAGACCTTGGCCTGCCGTTGCCGGAGGCCCTGCGCGAGGTCGAGGCATCCTACCTACGCACCGCGCTGGAACGCAGCCGTCACAACCAGAAACGCGCCGCGGAACTTCTCGGGCTGACCTACCACCAGTTCCGGGGCTTGTTCCGCAGACTCAGGGATACGCTGTGA
- the pal gene encoding peptidoglycan-associated lipoprotein Pal, translated as MRKLTVLLMLVFALAMAGGCAKKVASTPAGTTASGAGEGSAAAPSGVNDAQLKAIDKIGADRIYFAFDKSDLTEESRQILTEKSELLKSFPALSLLVEGHCDERGTNEYNMALGERRARAAYDYLVMMGIEPTRLTIMSFGEERPAVAGANEEAWAKNRRCEFKATAN; from the coding sequence ATGAGGAAGTTGACTGTACTGTTGATGCTGGTGTTTGCGCTGGCCATGGCCGGCGGTTGTGCGAAGAAAGTTGCCTCCACCCCGGCGGGCACCACCGCCTCCGGCGCCGGCGAAGGTTCCGCCGCCGCTCCGAGCGGCGTGAATGACGCCCAGCTCAAGGCCATCGACAAGATCGGCGCCGACCGCATCTATTTCGCCTTCGACAAGAGCGATCTGACCGAGGAATCCCGCCAGATCCTGACCGAGAAGTCCGAACTGCTGAAGTCTTTCCCGGCCCTGTCCCTGCTGGTCGAAGGCCACTGCGACGAGCGCGGCACCAACGAATACAACATGGCTCTCGGCGAGCGCCGCGCCCGCGCTGCCTATGACTACCTGGTCATGATGGGCATCGAGCCCACCAGGCTGACCATCATGAGCTTCGGCGAAGAGCGTCCCGCTGTCGCCGGTGCCAACGAAGAAGCCTGGGCCAAGAACAGACGCTGCGAGTTCAAGGCTACCGCCAACTAG
- a CDS encoding universal stress protein, with protein MSMFKRILCPVDFSDASAAIARTAREFALKFGADVLVVYVAPSMIQYEIFDLPAASLPQLVGDIVSGAEKTMGDFVAKHFEGVSATGKVVSGDAAEAIVNLAEADKADIIIMATHGRQGLNRLLFGSVAEKVVKTSPVPVMTLRPE; from the coding sequence ATGAGCATGTTCAAGAGAATTCTCTGCCCTGTGGATTTTTCGGACGCCAGCGCGGCCATCGCCAGGACGGCCCGCGAGTTCGCCCTCAAGTTCGGCGCCGACGTCCTCGTGGTCTACGTGGCGCCGTCCATGATCCAGTACGAGATCTTCGACCTGCCCGCGGCGTCCCTGCCGCAGCTCGTCGGCGACATCGTCAGCGGCGCGGAGAAGACCATGGGGGACTTCGTGGCCAAGCACTTCGAGGGCGTCAGCGCCACGGGCAAGGTCGTCAGCGGCGACGCGGCCGAGGCCATCGTCAACCTTGCGGAAGCGGACAAGGCGGACATCATCATCATGGCCACCCATGGCCGGCAGGGCCTGAACCGTCTCCTTTTCGGCTCCGTGGCCGAGAAGGTGGTCAAGACATCCCCCGTGCCGGTCATGACCCTGCGCCCCGAATGA
- a CDS encoding amino acid ABC transporter permease, with protein sequence MDTGSPLSRLRCRCGTPCAVCAYVLTMLGVAWAVLGGAETMGYNWQWYRVPRFILLPDGSPGPLLQGAGVTLLVSGLGLAGAAVLALGTALLRLSGSLVGRALARVYLELIRNTPLLVQIFFIYFVLAPAVGLGRMASAVLALSLFEGAYASEIIRAGILAIPRGQWEGALSLGMTRGAIYRQVILPQALRNILPPLTSQGVSLIKDSALVSTIAIYDLTMQGQAIVAETFLSFEIWFVVAAIYLLFTGILSSLARLLERQSPTPHLEDSCTE encoded by the coding sequence ATGGACACCGGCTCTCCGCTCTCCCGCCTGCGCTGCCGCTGCGGCACGCCCTGCGCCGTCTGCGCGTATGTCCTGACCATGCTCGGCGTGGCCTGGGCCGTACTCGGCGGCGCGGAAACCATGGGCTATAACTGGCAGTGGTACCGTGTCCCGCGGTTCATCCTGCTGCCCGACGGGAGCCCCGGACCGCTGCTGCAGGGGGCGGGCGTCACGCTGCTGGTCTCGGGCCTGGGCCTAGCCGGCGCCGCGGTCCTCGCCCTGGGCACGGCGCTGCTGCGCCTGTCCGGCTCCCTGGTCGGCCGGGCCCTGGCCCGCGTCTACCTGGAACTGATCCGCAACACGCCCCTGCTGGTCCAGATCTTCTTCATCTACTTCGTCCTCGCCCCGGCCGTGGGCCTCGGTCGCATGGCCTCGGCGGTGCTGGCCCTGTCGCTGTTCGAGGGGGCCTACGCCTCCGAGATCATCCGCGCCGGCATCCTCGCCATCCCGCGCGGGCAGTGGGAAGGCGCCCTGAGCCTGGGCATGACCAGGGGCGCCATCTACCGCCAGGTCATCCTGCCCCAGGCCCTGCGCAACATCCTGCCGCCGCTGACCAGCCAGGGCGTGTCCCTGATCAAAGACTCCGCCCTGGTCTCGACCATCGCCATCTACGACCTGACCATGCAAGGCCAGGCCATTGTGGCCGAAACCTTTCTCAGCTTTGAGATCTGGTTCGTCGTTGCCGCCATTTACCTGCTTTTCACCGGCATCCTGTCGTCGCTGGCCAGACTTCTGGAAAGGCAGTCACCTACACCCCATCTGGAGGACTCATGTACAGAATGA
- a CDS encoding transporter substrate-binding domain-containing protein, which translates to MYRMILILLCSLILGTFPADGRAAEKSVLDQALERGVLRVGFDTFVPWAMKDKNGEYIGFEIDVARRLAADMGVQVEFVPTKWSGIIPSLLTGKFDIIIGGMGIQPARNLKVNFSNPYEFSGMSMVASTAAAPGLSALADFDKPEIVLAAKTGATSVAAAKKHMPRATVRMFDDEAQALQEVLNGRAHAMVASAPFPEQQAIRNKDKLYLPLAGDTFTKEPIGFAVRKGDADFLNFLNNWILVAESEGWLAERYDYWFKTVDWEAQIK; encoded by the coding sequence ATGTACAGAATGATCCTTATACTGCTGTGCAGCCTGATTCTCGGAACGTTTCCCGCAGACGGGCGGGCCGCAGAAAAAAGCGTACTCGACCAGGCCCTTGAGCGCGGGGTACTGCGCGTGGGCTTCGACACCTTCGTGCCCTGGGCCATGAAGGACAAGAACGGCGAGTACATCGGCTTCGAGATCGACGTCGCCCGGCGCCTGGCCGCGGACATGGGCGTGCAGGTCGAGTTCGTGCCCACCAAGTGGTCGGGCATCATCCCGTCGCTGCTGACCGGAAAGTTCGACATCATCATCGGCGGCATGGGCATCCAGCCGGCCCGCAACCTCAAGGTCAACTTCAGCAACCCCTACGAGTTTTCGGGCATGTCCATGGTCGCCAGCACGGCGGCCGCGCCGGGGCTGTCCGCCCTGGCCGACTTCGATAAGCCCGAGATCGTCCTGGCCGCCAAGACCGGCGCCACGTCCGTAGCCGCGGCCAAGAAGCACATGCCCAGGGCTACGGTACGCATGTTCGACGACGAGGCCCAGGCCCTGCAGGAGGTCCTGAACGGCCGGGCCCACGCCATGGTCGCCTCGGCCCCCTTCCCGGAACAGCAGGCCATCCGCAACAAGGACAAGCTCTACCTGCCCCTGGCCGGGGATACGTTCACCAAGGAACCCATCGGCTTCGCCGTGCGCAAGGGCGACGCCGACTTCCTGAACTTCCTGAACAACTGGATTCTGGTGGCCGAGTCCGAGGGCTGGCTGGCCGAACGCTATGACTACTGGTTCAAGACCGTGGACTGGGAAGCGCAGATCAAGTGA
- a CDS encoding amino acid ABC transporter permease, whose product MRPATRPDSAGAPRSGGRRRPGLNRLDFVLLGLLTAGLAFVVWRVQALGGAAWEWHVLGHYLLREDGRPGLLLQGVFTTIRLTCWSAVIALFLGVWAGMARTSPSLYLRLVGGTYVELCRNLPPLVLVFLCYFFLADRIAPAIGLQDALRTAPEWVKAIAGVLVGRIDQVDAFVTAAFTLGLYEGAYVAEIVRGGVSSVGAGQWEAGRALGFPRPQLLLFIIMPQAVRNMIPPLAGQIISTIKDSAIVSVISIQELTFQGMQLMATTYLTMEVWTCVALLYFALTFSCSLAATRLEQRLQRRYTV is encoded by the coding sequence GTGAGGCCAGCAACGCGCCCGGATTCCGCAGGCGCGCCCCGCTCGGGGGGGCGCCGCCGGCCGGGCCTGAACCGGCTTGATTTCGTTTTGCTGGGGCTGCTGACGGCAGGTCTGGCGTTTGTAGTCTGGCGGGTGCAGGCCCTCGGCGGCGCGGCCTGGGAATGGCACGTGCTCGGGCACTACCTGCTGCGGGAGGACGGACGTCCGGGCCTGCTGCTCCAAGGCGTGTTCACGACCATCCGTCTGACATGCTGGTCCGCCGTCATCGCCCTGTTCCTGGGCGTGTGGGCCGGCATGGCCCGAACAAGCCCCAGCCTGTACCTGCGTCTGGTGGGCGGCACCTATGTCGAACTGTGCCGCAACCTGCCGCCCCTGGTGCTCGTCTTCCTGTGCTATTTCTTCCTGGCCGACCGGATCGCCCCGGCCATCGGCTTGCAGGACGCCCTGCGCACGGCCCCGGAGTGGGTCAAGGCCATCGCCGGCGTGCTCGTCGGGCGCATCGATCAGGTCGACGCGTTCGTCACGGCGGCGTTCACCCTGGGGCTCTACGAAGGCGCCTACGTCGCGGAAATCGTGCGCGGCGGCGTGTCCTCGGTCGGCGCGGGACAGTGGGAGGCGGGGCGCGCCCTGGGTTTCCCGCGCCCGCAACTGCTGCTGTTCATCATCATGCCCCAGGCCGTGCGGAACATGATCCCGCCCCTGGCCGGCCAGATCATCTCCACCATCAAGGACTCGGCCATCGTCTCGGTCATCTCCATCCAGGAACTGACCTTCCAGGGCATGCAGCTCATGGCCACGACCTACCTGACCATGGAGGTCTGGACCTGCGTGGCCCTGCTGTACTTCGCCCTGACCTTCTCCTGCTCCCTGGCCGCAACCCGTCTGGAACAGCGCCTGCAAAGAAGATACACGGTCTGA